Proteins found in one Quercus robur chromosome 2, dhQueRobu3.1, whole genome shotgun sequence genomic segment:
- the LOC126715048 gene encoding 7-deoxyloganetin glucosyltransferase-like, whose protein sequence is MNSKTQVADKPHAVCIPFPIQSHMKAMLKLSKLLLHEGFHITFVNTEFNHQRFMKSRGPNSLDGLPDFRFETIPDGLPPSDINATQDLPSLCESIMNNYFLAPFSDLLVKLNNATSDNPPVTCIVSDATMLFTITAAQEFKIPVVLFFTLSACSVMGLQQIPSLKDKGIIPLKDESYLTNGYLDTIIDWIPGMRDVRLRDLPSLVRIIDPNDIIFRFVIYVAERAPSASGIIVHTFDELEQEVLHGLSTMFPHVYAIGPLEPLLNHLSNDHLESIGYGLWKEETECLNWLNSKAPNSVIYVSFGSVAVMTPSQLVEIGWGLANSKHPFLWIIRPDLVEGRSTILSPEFQEEIKERGLITSWCPQEEVLNHPSIGGFLTHSGWNSTIESVCAGVPMLCLPFFSDQQTNCKYTCNEWAIGMEIDFDVKREEVEKMVRELLEGDKGKKMKKKAMEWKKLAEEATCPLGSSSINLKNLVSEVLLSKG, encoded by the exons ATGAATTCAAAGACACAAGTAGCTGATAAGCCTCATGCAGTTTGTATTCCATTCCCAATTCAAAGTCACATGAAGGCAATGCTAAAGCTTTCAAAGCTTCTCCTCCATGAAGGGTTTCACATAACCTTTGTGAACACTGAGTTCAACCACCAACGTTTTATGAAATCCAGAGGTCCCAATTCCTTAGATGGCTTGCCTGACTTTCGATTCGAAACCATCCCCGATGGCCTTCCTCCATCAGATATCAATGCCACCCAAGACCTCCCTTCTCTTTGTGAATCCATTATGAACAACTACTTCTTGGCTCCATTTTCTGACCTCCTTGTAAAACTCAACAATGCAACTTCAGATAATCCTCCagttacttgtattgtttcagATGCTACCATGCTATTTACAATTACTGCTGCTCAAGAATTCAAAATCCCTGTTGTGTTGTTCTTCACTCTCTCTGCTTGCAGCGTAATGGGTCTTCAGCAGATTCCTTCTCTTAAGGACAAAGGCATCATACCTCTTAAAG ATGAGAGCTATTTGACAAATGGGTATCTTGACACAATTATAGACTGGATTCCTGGAATGAGAGACGTACGTTTGAGGGATCTTCCAAGCCTTGTACGAATCATTGATccaaatgatattatttttagatttgtGATTTATGTAGCAGAGAGAGCTCCTAGTGCTTCAGGAATTATTGTTCACACATTCGATGAGTTAGAGCAAGAAGTTTTGCATGGTCTCTCTACCATGTTTCCTCATGTATATGCTATTGGCCCTCTAGAACCACTACTCAATCACTTATCCAATGATCATTTGGAATCAATTGGGTATGGTTTATGGAAGGAAGAAACCGAGTGCCTTAATTGGCTTAATTCAAAGGCACCAAACTCAGTGATATATGTGAGTTTTGGTAGCGTAGCTGTCATGACACCATCGCAATTGGTTGAAATTGGTTGGGGACTTGCAAATAGTAAGCACCCATTTTTGTGGATAATTAGGCCTGACTTAGTTGAAGGTAGATCAACGATTTTGTCACCTGAGTTTCAAGAGGAAATTAAAGAGAGAGGTCTAATAACTAGTTGGTGCCCTCAAGAGGAAGTGCTAAACCACCCTTCAATTGGAGGGTTCTTGACACATAGCGGCTGGAATTCAACCATTGAAAGTGTATGTGCAGGAGTGCCAATGCTTTGCTTACCATTCTTTTCAGATCAGCAAACGAATTGCAAGTATACTTGCAATGAATGGGCCATCGGCATGGAAATTGACTTTGATGTCAAAAGAGAGGAAGTAGAGAAGATGGTAAGAGAATTGTTGGAAGGAGATAagggaaagaaaatgaagaaaaaggcCATGGAGTGGAAAAAATTGGCCGAAGAGGCCACATGTCCACTTGGTTCCTCATCcattaacttaaaaaatttagtgaGTGAAGTGCTTTTATCAAAAGGCTAA